Proteins encoded in a region of the Triticum dicoccoides isolate Atlit2015 ecotype Zavitan chromosome 3A, WEW_v2.0, whole genome shotgun sequence genome:
- the LOC119267570 gene encoding protein DJ-1 homolog B-like codes for MATSPSPKKKQVLLPIVAGTEPIEASIPIDILRRAGADVTVASAGDALLVEIMYGVKIMADELLADCAAASYDLIVLPGGVPGAVNLGGSATLESIVRKHAEKGGLYAAICAAPPLALASWGLLNGHKATGHPWFVEKFPPEVTAVDANVVVDSNAVTGTGPATSMEFALALVEQLYGKEKVEQIAKPMLVRYECGYSMKEVNSVEWHCSGTPKVLLPLANGIEEMEAIILVDALRRAKADVVVASIEGGVEITARYGTRIVADVMLGEAADRAPFDLIIVPGGMPGAKTLGGCEQLVALLKKQAEANRPYGAIGAATAHVLEPHGLLKGRKATTCASMAGLLTDGSECENRVVVDGNVITSRSPGTAMEYAVAVVEKMLGRDEARRLAEGLLFLG; via the exons ATGGCGACGTCTCCTTCCCCTAAGAAG AAGCAGGTGCTTCTGCCGATAGTCGCCGGCACGGAGCCGATCGAGGCGTCCATCCCCATCGACATCCTCCGCCGCGCCGGCGCCGACGTCACCGTCGCTTCCGCAGGCGACGCCCTTCTGGTCGAGATCATGTACGGCGTCAAAATAatggccgacgagctcctggctgaCTGCGCCGCCGCTTCCTACGACCTCATCGTCCTCCCC GGTGGTGTTCCTGGCGCTGTGAATCTCGGTGGCTCTGCGACGTTGGAGAGCATAGTGAGGAAGCACGCAGAGAAGGGAGGACTCTACGCTGCCATATGCGCTGCACCGCCGCTGGCGTTGGCGTCCTGGGGCCTACTCAATGGACATAAG GCTACGGGTCATCCATGGTTCGTCGAGAAGTTCCCTCCCGAGGTTACCGCCGTGGACGCGAACGTGGTGGTGGACAGCAACGCCGTGACGGGCACTGGGCCGGCGACGTCGATGGAGTTTGCGCTGGCTTTGGTGGAACAGCTCTACGGGAAGGAGAAGGTCGAGCAGATCGCTAAACCAATG CTAGTGAGATACGAATGTGGCTATAGCATGAAAGAAGTCAACTCGGTCGAGTGGCACTGCAGCGGCACACCCAAG GTTCTTCTTCCACTAGCCAACGGCATTGAGGAGATGGAGGCGATAATACTCGTGGACGCGCTGCGCAGAGCCAAAGCAGACGTCGTGGTCGCGTCCATCGAGGGCGGCGTCGAGATCACCGCGCGATACGGGACAAGGATCGTGGCCGACGTGATGCTGGGCGAGGCCGCCGATCGGGCGCCCTTCGATCTGATCATCGTGCCG GGCGGCATGCCGGGCGCGAAGACGCTGGGCGGCTGTGAGCAGCTCGTCGCTCTGCTGAAGAAGCAGGCGGAAGCGAACAGGCCATACGGCGCGATCGGCGCCGCCACCGCCCACGTGCTCGAGCCCCATGGCCTGCTCAAG GGTAGGAAGGCGACGACGTGCGCATCCATGGCCGGGCTGCTCACGGACGGTAGCGAGTGCGAGAACAGGGTGGTGGTCGACGGGAACGTGATCACGAGCAGGAGCCCCGGCACCGCCATGGAGTACGCGGTGGCCGTCGTCGAGAAGATGCTGGGCCGCGACGAGGCGCGGCGACTGGCGGAAGGCCTGCTCTTCTTGGGCTGA